From Acropora muricata isolate sample 2 chromosome 14, ASM3666990v1, whole genome shotgun sequence, one genomic window encodes:
- the LOC136899141 gene encoding uncharacterized protein codes for MALVFRVPSYHPTCSPSTRVVPRLRFFDDDDLWRDIALALAQDDRPAFWGRKQSSQGRFKIATIPLNQYKPEEISLDFDPEKITLHGLHRSENENGFENSEFKKVIKMPEGIDPTSVTSTPSEDGRDLLLTGIKRVQENKKEEDKNFAVKLNLSGYKPDEIKVQLRGQELTVTGKQRSEEDGLQWSRDFHRRILLPDDVDLSSVSSLLSKEGLLTIEAPRDAAFLPSERSLDVTMEEVASQTEDEAKSSSNGGEDQNQ; via the exons ATGGCTCTCGTTTTCAGAGTTCCAAGCTATCATCCAACCTG CAGTCCCTCTACTCGAGTTGTACCGAGACTTCGCTTTttcgatgatgatgatttgtGGAGAGATATTGCTTTGGCACTTGCACAGGACGACCGTCCCGCGTTCTGGGGTCGCAAGCAGTCCTCCCAAGGTCGATTCAAGATTGCCACAATTCCACTGAACCAGTACAAACCTGAAGAGATTTCACTGGATTTTGACCCCGAAAAGATCACCTTACATGGCCTGCATCGATCAGagaatgaaaacggatttgaaaaTAGCGAGTTCAAGAAAGTGATCAAGATGCCAGAAGGGATCGATCCGACATCAGTGACGTCAACACCGAGTGAAGATGGAAGAGATTTGCTACTCACGGGAATCAAAcgagtgcaagaaaacaagaaagaggAGGACAAAAATTTTGCGGTCAAGTTGAACCTTAGCGGATATAAACCTGATGAAATCAAAGTCCAACTTCGCGGTCAAGAGCTGACAGTGACTGGAAAACAACGCTCAGAGGAGGACGGCTTGCAATGGTCACGTGATTTCCATCGGCGGATTCTTCTTCCTGACGACGTAGATCTCAGCTCAGTGAGCTCACTACTGTCCAAAGAAGGCTTGCTAACCATCGAAGCACCTCGTGATGCAGCTTTTTTGCCGAGCGAAAGAAGTTTGGACGTCACCATGGAAGAGGTCGCGTCTCAAACTGAAGATGAAGCAAAATCGTCAAGTAATGGAGGTGAAGATCAAAATCAATAG